One genomic segment of Streptomyces sp. RerS4 includes these proteins:
- a CDS encoding cysteine hydrolase → MPEPDALEAATTALLTVECQNGVVGEESALPELAKEARDSGMLARVAALVDAARGVGVQVLHAVAERRPDGRGANSNARLFRAAGRLPVRQLTGSRAVEVAAPIAVAAEDLVVRRLHGLSPMAGTDLDALLRNLGVRTLVVTGVSSNIAIPNTVFDAVNLGYDVVVPADAIAGVPASCTAEVIRNSLALVATITTTEALLERWDPAR, encoded by the coding sequence ATGCCGGAACCCGACGCACTCGAAGCCGCCACCACCGCGCTGCTCACCGTCGAGTGCCAAAACGGCGTCGTCGGCGAGGAGAGCGCCCTGCCCGAACTGGCCAAGGAGGCCCGCGACTCCGGCATGCTGGCGCGGGTGGCCGCACTGGTCGACGCCGCGCGCGGGGTCGGCGTACAGGTCCTGCACGCGGTGGCGGAACGACGGCCCGACGGGCGGGGGGCGAACAGCAACGCGCGCCTGTTCCGGGCCGCCGGGAGGCTGCCCGTGCGCCAGCTGACAGGAAGCCGGGCGGTGGAGGTCGCGGCTCCCATCGCCGTCGCCGCCGAGGACCTCGTGGTCCGGCGCCTGCACGGGCTCTCCCCGATGGCCGGCACCGACCTGGACGCCCTGCTGCGCAACCTCGGCGTCCGCACCCTCGTCGTGACCGGCGTCTCCTCGAACATCGCCATCCCGAACACCGTCTTCGACGCCGTGAACCTGGGCTACGACGTGGTGGTCCCGGCCGACGCCATCGCCGGGGTGCCCGCCTCCTGCACCGCCGAGGTGATCCGCAACTCGCTCGCGCTCGTGGCGACCATCACCACGACCGAAGCGCTGCTGGAGCGCTGGGACCCCGCGCGCTGA
- a CDS encoding pyridoxamine 5'-phosphate oxidase family protein: MMTDAEVDSFLREQRTCRVATVSPDGRPHVGALWFAWDGASLWLYSITRSRRWSDLRKDPRISVVVDAGESYDELRGVELSGRAVFVGEAPRTGEEPCPELDEPERLFPVKNFGIPTMPHDGRHAWIRLTPESIVSWDFRKL; this comes from the coding sequence ATGATGACCGACGCGGAGGTGGATTCCTTCCTGCGCGAGCAGCGCACCTGCCGGGTGGCCACCGTCTCCCCCGACGGCCGTCCGCACGTGGGCGCCCTGTGGTTCGCCTGGGACGGCGCCTCGCTGTGGCTGTACTCGATCACGCGCAGCCGCCGCTGGTCCGACCTGCGCAAGGACCCGCGGATTTCGGTCGTCGTGGACGCCGGGGAGTCGTACGACGAACTGCGCGGGGTGGAGCTGTCCGGCCGCGCCGTCTTCGTGGGCGAGGCCCCGCGCACCGGGGAGGAGCCGTGCCCGGAGCTGGACGAGCCGGAACGGCTCTTCCCCGTGAAGAACTTCGGGATCCCGACGATGCCGCACGACGGCCGCCACGCCTGGATCCGGCTCACACCGGAGTCGATCGTCTCCTGGGACTTCCGCAAGTTGTAG
- a CDS encoding LysR family transcriptional regulator → MLNLERLRTLDALARHGSVSGAAGGLHVTTSAVSQQMAKLEREVGQPLLTKNGRGVRLTDAGRLLADHAARIISQVELAQADVEAQRGRAVGELRIGSFPTAMRGLLPGALTALRADHPELRVLVRERAPEESMAAVVRGDLDLALAIDWYNKRMPVPAELTRAHLLDDAVDIAVPADHPLADRTQISLAEFADDDWISWNEGQFCHEWLVFTLRGTGIEPRIAHIAEEHHTQLAFVEAGLGVCVTPRLGRGPVPAGVRLLPVCDTVRRHVYVVWRADAGRRPSIRAAVEALRGAAARV, encoded by the coding sequence ATGTTGAACCTGGAGCGCCTGCGCACGCTGGACGCCCTCGCCCGCCACGGTTCGGTCAGTGGCGCGGCGGGCGGCCTCCATGTGACCACGTCCGCCGTCTCCCAGCAGATGGCCAAGTTGGAGCGGGAGGTCGGCCAGCCGCTGCTGACCAAGAACGGGCGCGGGGTGCGGCTGACGGACGCGGGCCGGCTGCTGGCCGACCACGCCGCCCGGATCATCTCCCAGGTCGAGCTCGCCCAGGCCGACGTCGAGGCCCAGCGGGGCCGCGCCGTTGGGGAGTTGCGGATCGGCTCCTTCCCCACCGCCATGCGCGGCCTGCTGCCCGGCGCGTTGACCGCGCTGCGCGCCGACCATCCCGAACTGCGGGTCCTCGTGCGGGAGCGGGCGCCGGAGGAGAGCATGGCGGCGGTCGTGCGCGGGGACCTGGACCTGGCCCTGGCCATCGACTGGTACAACAAGCGGATGCCGGTGCCCGCCGAGCTGACCCGCGCCCACCTCCTCGACGACGCCGTGGACATCGCCGTGCCGGCCGATCACCCGCTGGCCGACCGGACGCAGATCTCCCTGGCCGAGTTCGCCGACGACGACTGGATCTCCTGGAACGAGGGCCAGTTCTGCCACGAGTGGCTGGTGTTCACCCTGCGCGGCACCGGCATCGAGCCGCGCATCGCGCACATCGCCGAGGAGCACCACACCCAACTGGCCTTCGTGGAAGCCGGTCTGGGGGTGTGCGTCACCCCCCGGCTGGGGCGTGGGCCGGTGCCGGCCGGCGTGCGGCTGCTGCCCGTGTGCGACACCGTACGCCGCCACGTGTACGTGGTGTGGCGGGCGGACGCGGGCCGCCGGCCCTCGATCCGCGCCGCCGTGGAGGCGCTGCGCGGGGCGGCGGCGCGGGTCTGA
- a CDS encoding DMT family transporter, which yields MSAPAPSLPKAPAPSLPDTSPTTPTRRLDWRLRFALLSVVWGFSFLLIKVGTDAFAPFQVALGRVLFGALALLAVLAVRREPLPRGLRTWGHLTVAALLLNTAPFSLFAYAELSIPSSLAGICNATSPLWGMALSLVALSEDRPTRRRFAGLGIGFLGVLTVLGAWQGFSGIDARGTALALLASLCYPIGWIYVRRTLAGAPGSPVALTGAQLMVSTVQLAVVSVLFTSAPAAFPLWPTLAVVALGALGTGMALQMQYGLVTEVGPTTAQMVTYFIPVIATTAGVLVLGEQLHWNTPVGAVIVLAGAALTQSRPGPRKAA from the coding sequence ATGAGCGCCCCCGCCCCCTCCCTCCCGAAAGCCCCCGCCCCCTCTCTCCCCGACACCAGCCCCACCACCCCCACCCGCCGCCTCGACTGGCGGCTGCGCTTCGCCCTCCTCTCCGTCGTGTGGGGCTTCAGCTTCCTCCTGATCAAGGTGGGCACCGATGCGTTCGCCCCCTTCCAGGTGGCCCTCGGCCGGGTCCTCTTCGGCGCCCTGGCCCTGCTGGCGGTGCTGGCGGTACGCCGGGAGCCGCTCCCCCGGGGCCTGCGCACCTGGGGTCACCTCACGGTGGCGGCGCTCCTGCTGAACACCGCCCCGTTCTCGCTCTTCGCCTACGCCGAGCTGTCCATCCCGTCGAGCCTGGCCGGGATCTGCAACGCCACCTCCCCCCTGTGGGGGATGGCGCTCTCGCTGGTCGCCCTCTCGGAGGACCGCCCCACCCGGCGCCGCTTCGCGGGCCTCGGCATCGGCTTCCTGGGCGTCCTGACCGTCCTCGGCGCCTGGCAGGGCTTCTCCGGCATCGACGCCCGGGGCACCGCGCTCGCCCTGCTGGCCTCGCTCTGCTACCCCATCGGCTGGATCTACGTCCGCCGCACGCTGGCCGGCGCCCCCGGCTCCCCGGTGGCGCTGACCGGGGCGCAGCTCATGGTCTCGACCGTCCAGCTGGCCGTCGTCAGCGTCCTGTTCACCTCGGCGCCGGCCGCGTTCCCGCTGTGGCCCACCCTCGCCGTGGTGGCGCTCGGCGCGCTCGGCACGGGGATGGCGCTGCAGATGCAGTACGGGTTGGTGACGGAGGTCGGGCCGACCACCGCGCAGATGGTCACCTACTTCATCCCGGTGATCGCCACCACGGCGGGCGTCCTGGTCCTCGGCGAGCAGCTGCACTGGAACACGCCGGTCGGCGCGGTCATCGTCCTGGCGGGCGCGGCCCTGACGCAGTCCCGCCCGGGGCCGCGCAAGGCCGCCTGA
- a CDS encoding aminotransferase class I/II-fold pyridoxal phosphate-dependent enzyme, producing the protein MLGDYRITGRRASDIAASIENGVASGALPPDRLLPPMRELAVELGVNANTVAAAYRTLRERGVIRTDGRRGSRVLARPATTPRDAMRTAVPADVRDLTQGNPDLTLLPSLDGPLRAAALRYAQAPPLYGEAPVVADLERLAREGFARDGVRADAIAVTSGAADGIERVLAAHLRPGDAVAVEDPGWSSVLDLVPAMGFTPIPVAVDDEGPRPEAVAHALAAGARALIVTARAQNPTGAAVSAARAGRLRELLAEHPGVLVVDDDHGHGIVDLPLHPVGGTTHHWALIRSTAKAYGPDLRLAVLTGDAVTLDRVRGRQRLGPGWVSRLLQYAVVELWSSGAVDASAVAGAYGRRRDGLIAALAARGVAAHGRSGMNVWIPVGDETAVVTRLLAAGWGVTAGARFRVESGSGVRITISGLAPAEVEPLADAVAAAVRPVAGGRFD; encoded by the coding sequence GTGCTAGGAGACTATCGGATCACAGGGCGTCGCGCATCCGACATCGCGGCGAGCATCGAGAACGGCGTCGCCTCCGGCGCGCTCCCGCCCGACCGGCTGTTGCCGCCGATGCGCGAGCTGGCCGTCGAGCTGGGGGTGAACGCCAACACCGTCGCCGCCGCGTACCGGACCCTGCGTGAGCGCGGCGTCATCCGGACCGACGGGCGACGCGGCAGCCGCGTGCTCGCCCGGCCCGCCACCACACCGCGCGACGCCATGCGGACGGCGGTGCCGGCCGACGTGCGCGACCTCACCCAGGGCAATCCCGACCTGACCCTGCTGCCCTCGCTGGACGGGCCGCTGCGCGCGGCCGCCCTGCGGTACGCGCAGGCGCCCCCGCTCTACGGTGAGGCCCCGGTCGTCGCGGACCTCGAACGGCTCGCCCGCGAGGGCTTCGCGCGGGACGGCGTACGCGCCGACGCCATCGCGGTGACCTCCGGCGCGGCGGACGGCATCGAACGGGTACTGGCCGCGCACCTGCGACCGGGGGACGCGGTGGCGGTCGAGGACCCGGGCTGGAGCAGTGTGCTCGACCTGGTCCCGGCCATGGGGTTCACCCCGATCCCGGTCGCCGTGGACGACGAGGGGCCCCGGCCCGAGGCGGTCGCACACGCCCTCGCGGCCGGGGCGCGCGCCCTCATCGTGACGGCCCGCGCGCAGAACCCGACCGGCGCCGCCGTGAGCGCCGCGCGGGCGGGGCGGCTGCGGGAGCTGCTCGCCGAGCACCCCGGGGTGCTGGTGGTGGACGACGACCACGGGCACGGGATCGTGGACCTGCCGCTGCACCCCGTGGGCGGAACCACCCACCACTGGGCGCTGATCCGCTCCACGGCCAAGGCGTACGGGCCGGACCTGCGGCTCGCGGTGCTCACCGGGGACGCGGTGACCCTCGACCGGGTCCGGGGCCGGCAGCGGCTGGGACCGGGCTGGGTGAGCCGGCTGCTCCAGTACGCGGTCGTCGAGCTGTGGAGCTCCGGGGCGGTGGACGCGTCGGCGGTCGCGGGCGCGTACGGGCGTCGCCGGGACGGCCTGATCGCGGCGCTCGCGGCGCGCGGGGTGGCGGCCCACGGGCGGAGCGGGATGAACGTGTGGATCCCCGTCGGCGACGAGACGGCGGTGGTCACGCGGCTGCTGGCGGCGGGCTGGGGGGTCACGGCCGGGGCCAGGTTCCGCGTGGAGTCGGGGTCCGGCGTACGGATCACGATCTCGGGGCTGGCCCCGGCGGAGGTGGAACCGCTGGCCGACGCCGTCGCGGCGGCGGTACGGCCGGTGGCGGGGGGACGCTTCGACTGA
- a CDS encoding pyridoxamine 5'-phosphate oxidase family protein — translation MTVTQTPSATAPAAYEPTDRTVPTRSRDRARYDRETVHAILDQAYVCHLGFVRDGAPVVLPTLFGRVGERLYIHGSTGSRPLLAAGKADPGLPVCLTVTHVDGLVLARSAFHHSMNYRSVVVHGTAYQVTDAEECRMALDALVDHVVPGRSADSRPANAKELAATAVIRLDLDEVSAKIRTGGPNDDAEDLGLPFWSGVIPVAPAYGTPVPAADLTPGVALPDYLAAL, via the coding sequence GTGACCGTCACACAGACCCCCTCCGCCACCGCCCCCGCCGCGTACGAGCCGACCGACCGCACCGTCCCGACCCGCTCCCGCGACCGGGCCCGCTACGACCGCGAGACCGTGCACGCGATACTCGACCAGGCCTATGTCTGCCACCTCGGCTTCGTGCGCGACGGCGCCCCCGTGGTCCTGCCGACCCTCTTCGGCCGGGTCGGCGAGCGGCTCTACATCCACGGCTCCACCGGCTCGCGCCCGCTGCTGGCCGCCGGGAAGGCCGACCCGGGTCTGCCCGTCTGTCTGACCGTGACGCACGTCGACGGCCTGGTGCTGGCCCGCTCGGCCTTCCACCACTCGATGAACTACCGCTCGGTGGTCGTGCACGGCACCGCCTACCAGGTCACCGACGCGGAAGAGTGCCGCATGGCGCTCGACGCCCTCGTCGACCACGTGGTGCCCGGCCGCTCCGCCGACTCCCGGCCCGCGAACGCCAAGGAGTTGGCGGCCACGGCCGTGATCCGCCTGGACCTCGACGAGGTGTCCGCGAAGATCCGCACCGGCGGCCCGAACGACGACGCCGAGGACCTGGGGCTGCCCTTCTGGTCGGGCGTGATCCCGGTCGCGCCGGCGTACGGGACCCCCGTCCCGGCCGCCGACCTGACCCCCGGCGTCGCCCTGCCCGACTACCTCGCCGCGCTGTGA
- a CDS encoding DMT family transporter, producing the protein MSNHSPAIGRSLLYLVVAGAAWGTAGAAASLLFSSSGLGPLALTFWRCAGGLVVLLAVLAVRRPSAVRRAAAVRRPSAPSLLGTGLLFTLFQAAYFGAVRETGLTVATVVTLGAGPVLIALGGRYWMRERPGRGGVAAVGGALAGLAVLVLGGGEAEVRPLGVGWALLSAAGYAGMTLRARWLGRRGEGGDPLVTTAWSTGVGTVCLLPLALVEGLLPHLEEPGWVLGLLVYVAVVPTALAYALYFTGAASVRAATVSVIMLIEPVSAAVIAVGLLGERLTGAVALGTVLLLSAVGALIAAEVRGPLGRAESGDGGGAAGELGELGGLGDLGELGGEAAPEPHSAAR; encoded by the coding sequence GTGTCGAACCATTCGCCCGCCATCGGGCGCAGTCTGCTGTACCTCGTCGTCGCCGGGGCCGCCTGGGGCACCGCCGGGGCGGCCGCCTCCCTCCTCTTCTCCTCCAGTGGTCTGGGCCCCCTCGCCCTCACCTTCTGGCGGTGCGCAGGCGGGCTGGTGGTGCTGCTCGCGGTGCTCGCCGTACGCCGGCCCTCGGCGGTGCGGCGGGCGGCTGCCGTACGCCGCCCGTCGGCGCCATCGCTGCTCGGCACCGGGCTCTTGTTCACGCTGTTCCAGGCCGCCTACTTCGGCGCCGTGCGGGAGACCGGCCTGACGGTCGCCACCGTGGTCACCCTAGGGGCGGGGCCCGTACTGATCGCGCTCGGCGGCCGGTACTGGATGCGCGAACGCCCGGGCCGGGGCGGGGTCGCCGCCGTCGGCGGTGCACTGGCCGGCCTGGCCGTCCTGGTGCTGGGCGGCGGGGAGGCCGAGGTGCGGCCGCTCGGGGTCGGCTGGGCGCTGCTGTCGGCCGCCGGCTACGCGGGGATGACGCTGCGGGCCAGGTGGCTCGGGCGGCGCGGGGAGGGCGGGGACCCGCTCGTGACCACCGCGTGGTCGACGGGGGTCGGTACGGTGTGCCTGTTGCCGCTCGCGCTGGTGGAGGGGCTGCTGCCGCACCTGGAGGAGCCGGGGTGGGTGCTCGGGCTGCTGGTGTACGTGGCCGTGGTGCCCACGGCCCTGGCGTACGCGTTGTACTTCACGGGGGCGGCGTCGGTACGGGCCGCGACCGTGTCGGTGATCATGCTGATCGAGCCGGTGAGCGCGGCCGTGATCGCCGTCGGGCTGCTCGGGGAGCGGCTGACCGGCGCCGTGGCGCTGGGCACCGTACTGCTGCTGTCGGCGGTGGGCGCGCTCATCGCGGCCGAGGTCCGTGGGCCGTTGGGCCGCGCGGAGTCGGGCGACGGCGGCGGCGCGGCCGGGGAGCTCGGGGAGCTCGGCGGGCTCGGGGACCTCGGGGAGCTCGGGGGCGAGGCCGCCCCCGAGCCTCACAGCGCGGCGAGGTAG
- a CDS encoding EamA family transporter produces the protein MQASGKNAGLGLALVSACAFGGSGVAAKPLIEAGLDPLHVVWLRVAGAALVLSPLAWRHRGLLLRKPLLLAGFGLVAVAGVQAFYFASLSRIPVGVALLLEYLGPALLLGWIRFVQRKPVTRAAAAGAAVAVVGLACVVEIWAGLSLDPLGVLLGLCAACCQAFYFVFADQGADGEDAPDPLGVIAYGMLIGAAVMTVIARPWRMDWAVLGGDAPLGDVDVPALALLGWVVLVATVFAYLTGVVSVRKLSPQVAGVVACLEAVIATVLAWILLGEHLSAPQILGGALVLGGAFIAQSSRPERTPAPTPAEVDREKAPA, from the coding sequence ATGCAAGCGTCAGGGAAGAATGCCGGACTGGGCCTCGCCCTCGTCTCGGCGTGTGCGTTCGGTGGTTCCGGTGTCGCGGCGAAGCCGCTGATCGAGGCGGGTTTGGACCCGCTCCACGTCGTGTGGTTGAGGGTGGCCGGAGCGGCGCTGGTGCTCTCCCCGCTGGCCTGGCGTCACCGCGGCCTGCTGCTGCGCAAACCCCTGCTGCTCGCCGGCTTCGGGCTGGTCGCCGTCGCGGGCGTCCAGGCGTTCTACTTCGCGTCCCTGTCCCGGATCCCCGTCGGCGTCGCCCTGCTGCTGGAGTACCTCGGCCCCGCCCTGCTGCTCGGTTGGATCCGCTTCGTCCAGCGCAAGCCGGTCACCAGGGCGGCGGCGGCCGGTGCGGCGGTGGCCGTCGTCGGCCTGGCCTGTGTGGTCGAGATCTGGGCCGGGCTGAGCCTGGACCCGCTCGGCGTGCTGCTCGGTCTCTGCGCCGCCTGCTGCCAGGCCTTCTACTTCGTCTTCGCCGACCAGGGCGCGGACGGCGAGGACGCGCCCGACCCGCTGGGCGTGATCGCCTACGGCATGCTCATCGGCGCCGCCGTGATGACCGTGATCGCGCGGCCGTGGCGGATGGACTGGGCGGTGTTGGGCGGCGACGCGCCGCTGGGCGACGTCGACGTCCCGGCCCTGGCCCTGCTCGGCTGGGTGGTGCTGGTCGCGACCGTGTTCGCGTACCTGACCGGGGTCGTCTCGGTGCGCAAGCTCTCCCCGCAGGTGGCCGGTGTGGTGGCCTGCCTGGAGGCGGTCATCGCCACCGTGCTGGCGTGGATCCTGCTCGGCGAGCACCTCTCGGCCCCGCAGATCCTGGGTGGCGCGCTGGTGCTCGGCGGTGCGTTCATCGCCCAGTCCTCGCGGCCCGAGCGGACGCCGGCCCCGACCCCCGCGGAAGTCGACCGCGAGAAGGCTCCGGCGTAG
- a CDS encoding SRPBCC family protein — translation MAEVTAESRIEAPAAKLWDRLTDWDAYGQWSMTHTDFPKGGPQSLAVGTTFSENMKMMGFPAEVLWTVSELEEGRLFAITGKGPMGVAVLTRYTLTPDGAATTVRIDGEFTGAAVSLMAGKLKDSATAALNESLRKLAALVA, via the coding sequence ATGGCTGAAGTCACCGCGGAATCACGCATCGAGGCGCCCGCCGCGAAGCTGTGGGACCGACTGACCGACTGGGACGCGTACGGGCAGTGGAGCATGACCCACACCGACTTCCCCAAGGGCGGTCCGCAGAGCCTGGCCGTCGGCACCACCTTCTCCGAGAACATGAAGATGATGGGTTTTCCCGCCGAGGTCCTCTGGACGGTCTCGGAGCTGGAGGAGGGGCGCCTCTTCGCGATCACCGGGAAGGGCCCGATGGGCGTGGCCGTCCTGACCCGGTACACGCTGACCCCGGACGGCGCCGCCACGACGGTCCGCATCGACGGGGAGTTCACCGGCGCGGCCGTCTCCCTGATGGCGGGCAAGCTGAAGGACTCGGCGACCGCCGCGCTGAACGAGTCCCTGCGCAAGCTGGCCGCACTGGTCGCCTGA
- a CDS encoding PadR family transcriptional regulator, which yields MRSHGQHGHGHEHGRGHGHCGPDRREEFRGLRAAFGPFGPGFGGGPFGGRGGRGGPRGRARRGDVRASILALLADRPMHGYEMIQEIGERSGGAWKPSPGSVYPTLQLLEDEGLITNESDGGKKLFTLTDAGRSEAASGPDAPWADAGRGFDFEAMHEIRTAGVGLMEAFGQVFKTGSPEQREKALAVINDARKKLYLILADEH from the coding sequence ATGCGTTCACATGGACAGCACGGCCACGGACATGAACACGGACGGGGTCACGGCCACTGCGGGCCGGACCGTCGGGAGGAGTTCAGGGGGCTGCGCGCCGCCTTCGGGCCGTTCGGGCCGGGCTTCGGCGGCGGCCCCTTCGGCGGGCGGGGTGGACGCGGGGGGCCGCGCGGTCGGGCCCGGCGGGGCGACGTGCGCGCCTCGATCCTGGCGCTGCTCGCGGACCGGCCGATGCACGGCTACGAGATGATCCAGGAGATCGGCGAGCGCAGCGGCGGGGCCTGGAAGCCCAGCCCCGGCTCCGTCTACCCGACCCTCCAGCTGCTGGAGGACGAGGGGCTCATCACCAACGAGAGCGACGGCGGCAAGAAGCTGTTCACGCTCACCGACGCCGGCCGGTCCGAGGCCGCATCGGGTCCGGACGCCCCCTGGGCGGACGCCGGTCGCGGCTTCGACTTCGAGGCGATGCACGAGATCCGCACCGCCGGGGTCGGCCTGATGGAGGCCTTCGGGCAGGTCTTCAAGACCGGCTCGCCCGAGCAGCGCGAGAAGGCGCTCGCGGTGATCAACGACGCCCGCAAGAAGCTCTACCTGATCCTGGCCGACGAGCACTGA
- a CDS encoding VOC family protein, producing MALRPAHVNIKALDGSAVGRFWAQALGWSAFRPGVTTYVGPGGDLVWPDPVVLGLGFVPVPEAKTAAKNRMHLDLATTSASHQTEWVAHLIALGATPVDIGQGDVPWTVLADPEGNEFCVLEPRETYRDTGPIAAVVVDCADPRAMARFWGEAIDWTVHRVTDDLAVLRSAKGVGPYLEFVRTPDVKTAPDRVHLDLLPYPGDDKEAEVARLRTLGATDLDLGQDDVPWTCLTDPEDHEFCVLAAS from the coding sequence ATGGCACTGCGACCCGCTCACGTGAACATCAAGGCTCTCGACGGCTCGGCGGTCGGCCGGTTCTGGGCGCAGGCGCTCGGCTGGAGTGCGTTTCGGCCCGGCGTGACCACCTACGTGGGACCCGGCGGCGACCTCGTCTGGCCCGACCCGGTCGTCCTCGGCCTCGGCTTCGTCCCCGTGCCGGAAGCCAAGACGGCGGCGAAGAACCGCATGCACCTGGACCTCGCCACCACCTCCGCGTCCCATCAGACGGAGTGGGTCGCGCACCTCATCGCGCTCGGCGCGACGCCCGTCGACATCGGCCAGGGCGACGTGCCGTGGACGGTCCTCGCCGACCCGGAGGGCAACGAGTTCTGCGTCCTGGAGCCCCGGGAGACCTACCGGGACACCGGGCCGATCGCCGCGGTGGTGGTCGACTGCGCGGACCCGCGGGCCATGGCCCGGTTCTGGGGCGAGGCGATCGACTGGACCGTGCACCGGGTGACCGACGACCTCGCGGTGCTCCGCTCCGCCAAGGGCGTCGGCCCGTACCTGGAGTTCGTCCGCACGCCCGACGTGAAGACCGCGCCGGACCGCGTCCACCTCGACCTACTGCCGTACCCCGGTGACGACAAGGAGGCGGAGGTCGCCCGACTGCGGACCCTCGGCGCCACCGACCTCGACCTCGGTCAGGACGACGTCCCCTGGACCTGCCTGACCGACCCGGAAGACCACGAGTTCTGCGTCCTGGCGGCGTCATGA
- a CDS encoding PhzF family phenazine biosynthesis protein, translating to MRIRIVDAFTDRPFQGNPAGVLLLDAFPDDAWLQRVAAEVNLSETAFAHPLPPGGDADWALRWFTPTAEVDMCGHGTLATAHVLREADLARGTVRFAARCGVLITRAAEDGTITMDFPTSELTPIEAPPEVGRALGAEIVSVHDTSAHIGDLLVELADEATVRNLRPDHAALRAHSRRGVIVTAPAEDPARGYDFVSRGFFPAVGIDEDPVTGSAHTALAPFWAARLGRTRMTGLQGGARQGLVEVEPAGDRTLLTGRAVTVIDGELLTAP from the coding sequence ATGCGCATCCGAATCGTCGACGCCTTCACCGACCGCCCGTTCCAGGGGAACCCCGCCGGGGTCCTGCTCCTCGACGCCTTTCCCGACGACGCCTGGCTCCAGCGGGTCGCGGCCGAGGTGAACCTCTCCGAGACCGCCTTCGCGCACCCGCTGCCGCCCGGCGGCGACGCCGACTGGGCCCTGCGCTGGTTCACCCCCACCGCCGAGGTGGACATGTGCGGCCACGGCACCCTCGCCACCGCCCACGTCCTGCGCGAGGCCGACCTCGCGCGGGGCACGGTCCGCTTCGCCGCGCGCTGCGGCGTCCTCATCACACGGGCCGCCGAGGACGGCACGATCACCATGGACTTCCCGACGTCCGAGCTGACCCCCATCGAGGCGCCCCCCGAGGTCGGCCGCGCCCTCGGCGCCGAGATCGTCTCTGTCCACGACACCTCGGCCCACATCGGCGACCTCCTCGTCGAGCTCGCCGACGAGGCGACCGTACGGAACCTGCGGCCCGACCACGCGGCCCTGCGCGCCCACTCACGCCGCGGCGTGATCGTCACCGCGCCCGCCGAGGATCCCGCGCGCGGCTACGACTTCGTCTCCCGCGGCTTCTTCCCGGCCGTCGGCATCGACGAGGACCCCGTCACGGGCAGCGCCCACACCGCGCTCGCCCCGTTCTGGGCGGCCCGCCTGGGCCGCACGCGGATGACGGGCCTCCAGGGCGGCGCCCGTCAGGGCCTGGTGGAGGTCGAGCCGGCCGGCGACCGTACGCTCCTGACCGGACGCGCCGTCACCGTCATCGACGGCGAACTGCTGACCGCCCCCTGA
- a CDS encoding type II CAAX endopeptidase family protein: MSGRESYVRAEPEPVVVELREERRRGALRTETLLVLALSLGASGVSALISFIGSLTKPGGLKDQAATLNGSYAPGRPWLDLAWQLFGIASALVPVLLVAHLLTREGAPGLRVLGFDRTRPGWDLGRGALVAAGIGSAGLAFYLAARAGGFNLTVVPESLPDVWWKFPVLILSAVQNSVVEEVIVLAYLLRRLDGLGWSPTAALVASSVLRGSYHLYQGIGGFIGNVVMGAVFVLAYRRWGRVGPLVVAHALLDIVAFAGYALLAGKVGWLPTP, translated from the coding sequence ATGAGCGGACGGGAGTCATACGTGCGGGCGGAGCCGGAGCCGGTGGTCGTGGAGCTGCGGGAGGAGCGGCGGCGGGGCGCGCTGCGCACCGAGACGCTGCTCGTCCTCGCCCTGTCACTGGGCGCGAGCGGGGTCTCCGCGCTGATCAGCTTCATCGGCTCGCTCACCAAGCCGGGCGGTCTCAAGGACCAGGCCGCCACGCTGAACGGGTCCTACGCGCCGGGCCGGCCCTGGTTGGACCTGGCGTGGCAGCTCTTCGGGATCGCGAGTGCGCTGGTGCCCGTCCTGCTGGTCGCCCACCTGCTGACGCGGGAGGGGGCGCCGGGGCTGCGGGTGCTCGGCTTCGACCGCACCCGGCCGGGCTGGGACCTGGGCCGGGGCGCGCTGGTCGCCGCCGGCATCGGGAGCGCCGGCCTGGCCTTCTACCTGGCGGCCAGGGCCGGCGGCTTCAACCTCACGGTGGTGCCCGAGTCGCTGCCCGACGTGTGGTGGAAGTTCCCCGTACTGATCCTCTCCGCGGTGCAGAACTCCGTGGTGGAGGAGGTCATCGTGCTGGCCTACCTGCTGCGCAGACTGGACGGGCTGGGCTGGTCGCCGACGGCCGCGCTGGTCGCCAGTTCGGTGCTGCGCGGCTCGTACCACCTCTACCAGGGCATCGGCGGGTTCATCGGCAACGTGGTGATGGGCGCCGTCTTCGTCCTCGCCTACCGGCGCTGGGGCCGGGTGGGGCCGCTGGTCGTCGCCCACGCGCTGCTCGACATCGTGGCGTTCGCCGGGTACGCGCTGCTCGCGGGGAAGGTGGGCTGGCTGCCGACGCCGTAG